From a region of the Synechococcus sp. PCC 7502 genome:
- a CDS encoding long-chain fatty acid--CoA ligase, whose product MTNTKPLDHSQAQNLWDVWQKTALAYPDILAVYDPHAHNALKLTYRDLVEQMTRFGAGLRSLGIKSEDHVALIADNSARWLIADQGILAIGAINATRSSQAERRELLYILEHSDSTALVIENLATLNKLQPELQDLPIKQIILLSDENPPEGAYNFSEVIELGASKDLGNPEITPKHLATLIYTSGTGGNPKGVMLSHGNLLYQINGALDVFVVEPSKKVMSILPTWHSYERSFEYYIFSQGCTQIYTNLRSIKKDLKDFQANYMVAVPRLWESIYEGVQKQFREQPASKQKLINFFFKVSLAYIKARRIWQGLDLENLAPTLGEKLIAGLTMLALTPVHLLGDRLVYKKVREATGGCLELVVSGGGSIALHLEDFYEIVNIPILSGYGLTETSPITHTRRPHRNIRNGDGQPLPKTETKIIDQITRQSVPAYCQGIVTLRGPQIMQGYYKNPTATAKAIDPEGWFDSGDLGYVTPWDDLVITGRAKDTIVLSNGENIEPQAIEDACLRSPFIDQIIVVGQDQKQLGALIVPNLAALEAANLISPNSDLATVNLETVEIRSIFREELNREIKNRSGYSVNDRINVFSFIPEPFAIANGMMTQTFKIKRNVVNEHYQDIINKMFV is encoded by the coding sequence ATGACTAATACAAAACCCCTAGATCACTCTCAAGCGCAGAATCTTTGGGATGTTTGGCAAAAGACGGCTTTGGCATATCCTGATATTTTGGCAGTTTATGATCCCCATGCCCATAATGCCCTCAAGCTTACCTATAGAGATTTGGTGGAGCAAATGACAAGGTTTGGGGCGGGATTGCGATCGCTTGGAATTAAATCAGAAGATCATGTGGCTTTAATTGCCGATAACTCTGCGCGTTGGTTAATTGCCGATCAAGGAATTTTAGCGATCGGGGCGATCAATGCCACCCGTAGCTCCCAAGCGGAACGGCGAGAACTGTTATACATTCTGGAACATAGCGATAGCACTGCTTTAGTTATAGAGAATCTGGCAACCCTAAATAAACTTCAGCCCGAACTACAAGATTTACCGATTAAACAAATTATTTTGCTATCCGATGAAAATCCCCCAGAAGGAGCTTATAACTTTTCTGAAGTCATCGAACTGGGAGCTAGCAAAGATTTAGGCAATCCTGAAATTACACCTAAACATCTTGCGACTTTAATCTATACCTCTGGTACGGGCGGCAATCCCAAGGGCGTAATGCTTAGCCACGGTAATCTTTTATATCAAATTAATGGAGCCTTGGACGTGTTTGTGGTAGAACCCAGCAAAAAAGTGATGAGTATTTTACCAACTTGGCATTCCTACGAGCGATCATTTGAATATTACATTTTTTCCCAAGGCTGCACGCAAATTTATACTAATCTGCGCTCTATTAAAAAAGACCTTAAGGATTTTCAAGCAAATTACATGGTGGCAGTACCAAGGCTATGGGAATCAATCTATGAAGGCGTGCAGAAGCAATTTCGAGAGCAACCAGCAAGCAAGCAAAAATTAATTAATTTCTTTTTTAAGGTGAGTTTGGCATATATTAAAGCCCGCAGAATTTGGCAGGGACTAGATTTAGAGAATCTCGCTCCTACTTTAGGTGAAAAGTTAATAGCTGGCTTAACAATGTTGGCATTAACTCCAGTGCATTTACTGGGCGATCGCCTAGTTTATAAAAAAGTACGGGAAGCAACAGGTGGATGTTTAGAGTTAGTGGTAAGTGGAGGTGGATCGATCGCTTTACATCTGGAAGACTTCTATGAAATTGTTAATATTCCCATTCTCAGTGGCTATGGTTTGACCGAAACTTCACCGATTACCCATACTCGCCGTCCCCACCGTAATATTCGCAATGGCGATGGACAACCTTTACCAAAAACTGAAACCAAAATTATCGATCAAATTACCCGTCAATCTGTCCCAGCCTATTGTCAAGGTATTGTCACCCTGCGGGGACCACAAATTATGCAAGGTTACTATAAAAATCCCACCGCTACAGCTAAGGCGATCGATCCCGAAGGTTGGTTTGATAGTGGTGACTTGGGTTATGTTACCCCTTGGGATGACTTGGTAATTACAGGACGGGCAAAGGATACGATTGTGCTATCTAATGGCGAAAATATTGAACCCCAAGCGATCGAGGATGCCTGTTTGCGTAGTCCATTTATTGATCAAATCATTGTAGTGGGGCAGGATCAAAAACAACTGGGGGCTTTAATTGTGCCAAATCTAGCGGCATTGGAAGCAGCGAACTTAATTTCGCCAAATTCTGACCTTGCTACTGTGAATTTGGAAACTGTAGAAATTAGATCTATTTTTCGGGAAGAATTAAATCGGGAAATCAAAAATCGTTCGGGCTACAGCGTTAATGATCGCATTAATGTCTTTAGTTTTATTCCAGAACCCTTTGCGATCGCCAATGGCATGATGACTCAAACCTTCAAAATTAAGCGCAATGTTGTAAATGAGCATTACCAAGATATTATTAACAAGATGTTTGTCTAA
- a CDS encoding DUF433 domain-containing protein, whose protein sequence is MSLDRIITNPKIMVGKSVIRGTRLTVEYILNLLGNGSTIADILDEYDGLTQEDIMACLLFAAQFLRETTFIPLLESA, encoded by the coding sequence ATGAGTCTAGATCGCATTATTACTAATCCCAAAATTATGGTTGGTAAGTCCGTAATTCGCGGAACAAGACTGACCGTAGAATACATCTTGAACCTATTGGGTAATGGCTCAACTATTGCCGATATTCTGGATGAATATGACGGGTTGACTCAAGAAGATATTATGGCTTGCTTGTTATTTGCGGCACAATTTCTGCGTGAAACTACGTTTATTCCGTTGCTGGAGTCAGCCTAG
- a CDS encoding EAL domain-containing protein, whose translation MKLKAANKLLSEPEIENLGELKPFYFELLKQQKLRSKLEKFRKSEDNGIGVFILSKEGYFIDASYGFSELLGYSTEELRNIQIESLILPEERPKLQTTIFKLVSGQSHQEDSRHCCITKDGQLVSLALNLFLLDQRLSPGTEIHLIVKFEDHTIGDRLEKSLQASVQTCQYLFDGSTVPQIIYNLQTLAVIAVNDAAIYHYGYDRSEFLTQDMSVLAPLGHSFDQFCEQHLKKSGQLIDVEVKSLELIYNDLPAQILSIRDITEQRRTKQALDALRQAEEDYRGIFENAVEGIFQTSESGKYLKVNPMLASIYGYDSPEDLMNGITDIANQLYVNPQRRLEFVELLKQQDAVLGFDSEVYRKDGSKVWISENVRSIRDTSGKLLRYEGTVVDITEVKLSEEALRLSEERFRLTFNYAPIGMMIKALNGQSVQVNQAIAQILGYTPSELLELTCVDITHPEDLPTSLEMRQRLLAGEFPSYQIPKRYIRKDGTFVDTLLHVSLTRDGNGEPIHFIDQIEDVSDRKRAEEKISYLAFHDPLTGLPNRALFNDRLNQALALASRLHQEQSNFKTLLAVMFIDLDRFKVVNDSLGHAMGDRLLQLVAERFTRNMRKSDTIARMGGDEFMLLLPEVKQVEDVVKVAEKILKSLSQPFHLDHHEMYITASIGICLYPHDGDDGDTLLKNADVAMYRAKEQGRNHYQIFTQSMHERAFEWMFMESSIRRAIAQDEFLVYYQPQLDLQTGKVISMEALIRWQTESGFIPPNQFIPIAEEYGLIIPIGEWVLRTACTQNKLWQNMGLPPIQIAVNFSAKQFQDPQLLQKVSRIIAETRLAPRYLEIEITESAVMKDEYAAAETLQSLKNMGVRISIDDFGKGYSSLSHLKKFPVQKLKIDAAFIREIPRNKDDAAITTAIIAIAHTLNLKAIAEGVETPEQLEFLRALGCDGIQGYIFSPAVTTEVATKILHDQRHFLASDLIKGKI comes from the coding sequence ATGAAATTAAAGGCTGCAAACAAGTTATTAAGTGAGCCAGAAATTGAGAACTTGGGAGAACTCAAGCCATTTTATTTTGAATTACTAAAACAGCAGAAATTACGATCAAAGCTAGAAAAGTTTCGCAAAAGTGAAGATAATGGCATCGGTGTTTTTATTCTATCAAAGGAAGGATACTTTATTGATGCCAGCTATGGATTTTCTGAGCTGTTAGGTTATTCCACAGAAGAATTGAGAAATATCCAAATCGAGAGCTTAATTCTTCCCGAAGAGAGACCAAAGCTACAGACAACTATATTCAAGTTAGTTTCAGGGCAATCCCATCAAGAGGACTCACGCCATTGTTGCATTACTAAGGATGGGCAGTTAGTGAGTTTGGCATTGAATCTGTTTTTATTAGATCAAAGATTAAGTCCGGGAACTGAAATACATCTGATTGTCAAATTTGAAGACCATACCATTGGCGATCGCCTCGAAAAATCTCTACAAGCTTCAGTACAAACCTGTCAATACCTGTTTGATGGTTCTACGGTTCCGCAAATAATTTATAATCTCCAAACCTTAGCTGTGATCGCAGTTAACGATGCGGCAATATATCACTATGGTTATGATCGCTCTGAGTTCCTCACCCAAGATATGAGTGTGCTTGCTCCATTAGGACATAGCTTTGATCAATTCTGTGAGCAGCATCTTAAGAAAAGCGGACAGCTTATAGATGTGGAAGTTAAAAGTCTGGAACTAATCTATAATGACTTGCCTGCCCAAATTCTATCCATCCGAGATATCACGGAGCAGAGGCGCACCAAACAGGCTTTAGATGCCCTAAGGCAGGCAGAAGAGGACTATCGAGGTATTTTTGAAAATGCGGTGGAAGGAATATTCCAAACTTCGGAATCAGGAAAGTACTTAAAAGTAAATCCGATGTTGGCATCCATCTATGGCTACGATTCTCCGGAGGATTTGATGAATGGCATTACCGATATTGCTAACCAATTATATGTTAATCCCCAAAGGCGACTGGAGTTTGTAGAGTTGCTGAAACAACAGGATGCAGTATTGGGGTTTGATTCGGAAGTCTATCGTAAGGATGGCAGTAAGGTCTGGATTTCTGAAAATGTGCGGTCAATTCGAGATACCTCTGGCAAGCTTTTAAGATATGAAGGCACAGTTGTTGACATCACAGAAGTGAAACTGTCGGAAGAAGCTCTACGTCTAAGTGAAGAACGATTTCGACTCACCTTTAACTATGCTCCCATTGGCATGATGATTAAGGCTCTGAATGGGCAATCTGTGCAGGTAAATCAGGCGATCGCTCAAATTTTAGGCTATACCCCCAGTGAACTCTTAGAACTCACCTGCGTGGATATTACCCATCCTGAAGATTTGCCCACTAGCTTAGAAATGCGCCAAAGATTATTGGCAGGTGAATTTCCCAGTTATCAAATTCCTAAAAGATATATTCGCAAGGATGGCACATTTGTAGATACTTTACTGCATGTTTCTCTCACTAGGGATGGAAATGGAGAGCCAATTCACTTTATTGATCAAATTGAAGATGTCAGCGATCGCAAGCGTGCAGAGGAAAAAATCTCCTATCTGGCGTTCCATGATCCTTTGACGGGATTACCCAATCGGGCTTTATTTAACGATCGCCTCAATCAAGCTTTGGCACTAGCCAGCAGATTACATCAGGAGCAATCCAATTTCAAAACTCTATTAGCAGTAATGTTTATTGATTTGGATCGGTTTAAGGTTGTCAATGATTCCCTTGGTCATGCTATGGGCGATCGCCTACTGCAATTAGTGGCAGAGAGATTTACTAGAAATATGCGTAAAAGTGACACCATTGCCCGCATGGGTGGGGATGAGTTTATGCTTCTATTACCTGAAGTGAAGCAAGTGGAAGATGTAGTCAAAGTTGCGGAAAAGATTCTAAAATCATTATCCCAGCCATTCCATTTGGATCACCATGAAATGTATATCACTGCCAGTATTGGTATTTGCCTATATCCCCATGATGGTGATGATGGTGACACGTTACTGAAAAATGCTGATGTAGCAATGTATCGGGCAAAAGAACAAGGGCGTAATCATTATCAGATTTTTACCCAATCTATGCATGAACGGGCATTTGAATGGATGTTTATGGAAAGTTCCATCCGTCGAGCGATCGCCCAAGATGAGTTTCTGGTTTACTATCAGCCACAGTTAGATTTACAAACGGGGAAAGTGATTTCCATGGAAGCTCTAATTCGCTGGCAAACTGAATCTGGATTTATTCCTCCCAATCAGTTTATTCCCATTGCCGAAGAGTATGGCTTAATTATTCCCATTGGCGAATGGGTATTACGCACTGCCTGCACCCAAAATAAGCTATGGCAAAACATGGGATTACCACCTATTCAGATTGCTGTTAATTTTTCTGCTAAGCAATTCCAAGACCCACAGCTATTACAAAAAGTAAGTCGGATCATTGCTGAAACCAGACTTGCGCCCCGATACCTAGAAATTGAAATTACTGAAAGTGCGGTGATGAAAGATGAGTATGCCGCCGCCGAAACCTTGCAAAGTTTAAAAAATATGGGCGTTCGCATCTCCATTGATGATTTTGGTAAAGGCTATTCTTCGCTCAGTCATTTAAAGAAATTTCCCGTGCAGAAGCTGAAAATAGATGCTGCTTTTATTCGAGAAATTCCCCGCAATAAAGATGATGCCGCCATTACTACGGCAATTATAGCGATCGCCCACACGTTAAATTTGAAAGCGATCGCCGAAGGTGTAGAGACCCCAGAACAATTAGAATTTTTGCGCGCTCTTGGTTGTGATGGGATTCAAGGCTATATATTTAGTCCTGCAGTCACGACCGAGGTGGCAACAAAAATTTTGCATGATCAAAGACATTTTCTCGCTTCAGATTTGATCAAAGGTAAGATTTAA
- a CDS encoding YlqD family protein: MNSIDFANQLLLKRVVNIKVIVTPRWKDEMQQQLQVQIQQLDSQIQQVESQGQRMIAEIERQSIKPPGPAVLGEIESIRSQINERKSEFLEQKNQALQQLSQVQILELEQEVNQGQLDSFFPVSKGDNLIGLMQVEVVLRDGIVEDIRSGFPAI; encoded by the coding sequence ATGAATTCCATAGATTTTGCTAATCAACTTCTGCTCAAGCGTGTAGTTAATATCAAAGTAATCGTCACGCCCCGTTGGAAGGATGAAATGCAACAACAACTGCAAGTCCAAATCCAACAACTTGATAGCCAAATTCAACAGGTTGAGTCCCAAGGACAGAGAATGATTGCGGAAATTGAACGCCAAAGCATTAAGCCACCTGGACCTGCGGTATTGGGGGAAATTGAGTCCATTCGTTCCCAGATCAATGAGCGCAAGTCAGAATTTCTGGAACAAAAAAACCAAGCTCTCCAACAGTTAAGTCAAGTTCAGATTTTAGAGCTAGAACAGGAAGTCAACCAAGGACAATTAGATAGCTTTTTCCCTGTAAGTAAGGGTGATAACCTAATTGGCTTGATGCAAGTGGAAGTTGTACTCCGTGATGGCATCGTTGAGGATATTCGCTCTGGTTTCCCTGCGATTTAA
- a CDS encoding DUF5615 family PIN-like protein: MQFLVDECTGSKVAKWLQGQGYEVFSIYDQARGISDDAVLQKAFSENWILLMIKTLARRVIGISDRIEA; the protein is encoded by the coding sequence ATGCAATTTCTGGTAGATGAATGTACTGGCTCGAAAGTTGCTAAATGGCTTCAAGGTCAAGGATATGAGGTATTTTCTATTTATGATCAGGCACGGGGGATTTCTGATGATGCGGTGTTACAAAAAGCTTTTTCAGAGAACTGGATACTACTAATGATAAAGACTTTGGCGAGAAGAGTTATCGGGATCAGCGATCGCATAGAGGCGTAG